One segment of Erigeron canadensis isolate Cc75 chromosome 2, C_canadensis_v1, whole genome shotgun sequence DNA contains the following:
- the LOC122586610 gene encoding wall-associated receptor kinase-like 14, with product MIKLQNLFIFFIITLPSIISQKPITCNRSCPGSQLTPVPYPFGFSPGCQIQLNCTSNGTVLINEFQVQQINPEGLFVSLLATCGRPVHKLKHLYGEHYAPTSTNAILMQNCTEKMVKNCMIPATMLRTHLEIVNCSGGDVGYGNVSCYSSDVTRMFLDYDNVAHMGCRFLLTGVATEMIGDTAISLDIQMVKLGWWLKGSCEDCSSDANCTTIVSPADGSDGYRCKCRSGFDGDGYKGSSGCRRLNGSSGCNASKYLFGHCGGTGRVGVLIGAVVVGASLIICIGLVICFIRRRTISRSRSRVNRLFYEAKGITVPIYTYKDIEKATNNFSDKQRLGTGAYGTVYSGKLQNGEWVAIKRIKHRSDGDNIEQVINEIKLLSSVSHPNLVRLLGCSVDKDEQILVYEFMPNGTLSQHLQRERGNGLPWPVRLIIATETAQAIAYLHSNLDPPIYHRDVKSSNILLDYDFKTKVADFGLSRLGIMESSHISTAPQGTPGYLDPEYHQNFHLSDKSDVYSFGVVLIEIITACKALDFSRRQNEVNLASLAVDRIKRGSLEEIIDPSLEHNQDEWTFSSIHKVAEIAFRCLAFHSEMRPSMSEVAADLEEISISAKENIKLSLEESNRSLISIVSEKETNKEVKNSESDNKSLFDSLNSMNERNLSTMYGEDQWPSEPTSPSSNGLLGSSTRM from the exons ATGATCAAGCTAcaaaatctcttcatatttttcatCATAACTTTACCATCGATCATATCCCAAAAACCAATTACTTGCAACCGGTCATGCCCCGGCAGCCAACTCACTCCCGTCCCATACCCGTTCGGCTTCTCACCCGGCTGCCAAATCCAACTAAACTGCACATCAAACGGTACCGTTTTAATCAATGAATTCCAAGTCCAACAAATAAACCCAGAAGGCTTATTCGTAAGCCTTTTAGCCACATGTGGGCGCCCTGTTCACAAACTCAAACACCTATACGGTGAACACTACGCGCCCACGTCAACAAATGCAATCCTCATGCAAAACTGTACGGAAAAGATGGTAAAAAATTGCATGATTCCTGCAACGATGTTACGTACGCATCTCGAGATTGTTAATTGTAGTGGTGGTGATGTTGGCTATGGTAACGTGAGTTGTTATTCTAGTGATGTTACTCGTATGTTTCTTGATTATGACAATGTTGCGCATATGGGATGTCGGTTTTTGCTTACCGGTGTTGCCACCGAGATGATTGGTGATACCGCGATTTCTTTGGATATACAAATGGTTAAGTTAGGGTGGTGGCTTAAAGGGAGTTGCGAAGATTGTTCGAGTGATGCTAATTGTACGACGATTGTGTCGCCAGCGGATGGTAGCGATGGGTATCGGTGCAAGTGTAGGAGCGGGTTCGATGGTGATGGCTACAAAGGTAGCTCCGGTTGTCGGAGACTTAATG GTTCTTCTGGTTGCAATGCTTCAAAGTATTTATTTGGTCATTGTGGAGGGACTGGTAGAGTTGGTGTACTGATTGGAg CTGTTGTTGTCGGAGCTTCATTGATTATTTGCATAGGGTTGGTTATATGCTTTATTCGTCGTCGAACCATTTCAAGGTCTAGAAGTAGGGTAAACAGGTTGTTTTATGAAGCCAAAGGCATCACAGTTCCCATTTACACTTACAAAGACATCGAGAAGGCCACAAATAACTTCTCTGATAAACAACGGCTAGGAACTGGAGCGTATGGCACTGTGTACTCTGGAAAACTTCAGAATGGAGAATGGGTTGCAATTAAACGTATTAAGCACCGATCTGATGGTGACAATATTGAACAAGTTATAAATGAAATCAAACTTCTTTCATCGGTAAGCCATCCAAACCTTGTTCGTTTGTTAGGTTGTTCAGTTGACAAAGATGAACAAATACTTGTTTATGAGTTCATGCCAAATGGGACTTTATCACAGCACTTGCAAAGAGAAAGGGGTAATGGGCTTCCTTGGCCCGTTCGTCTCATAATTGCTACTGAAACCGCCCAAGCTATTGCTTATCTCCACTCAAATTTGGATCCTCCAATCTATCATAGAGATGTCAAGTCTAGTAACATATTATTAGATTACGATTTCAAAACAAAAGTAGCGGATTTTGGCCTTTCAAGATTGGGAATAATGGAGTCATCGCATATTTCAACTGCACCACAAGGCACACCAGGATATTTAGACCCGGAATATCACCAGAACTTCCATTTATCTGATAAAAGTGATGTTTATAGTTTTGGAGTTGTTTTGATTGAGATTATAACAGCTTGTAAAGCGTTAGACTTTTCTAGAAGACAGAATGAGGTCAATTTGGCATCACTGGCTGTTGACCGAATAAAAAGGGGTTCTCTTGAGGAGATAATTGACCCTTCCCTCGAGCATAATCAAGACGAGTGGACCTTTTCCTCAATCCATAAGGTTGCTGAAATAGCATTCAGATGTCTTGCATTTCATAGTGAAATGAGACCTTCTATGAGTGAGGTGGCAGCAGATTTGGAGGAAATTAGCATATCTGCAAAAGAAAATATCAAATTATCGTTGGAAGAGTCTAATCGTTCATTGATATCTATTGTCAGTGAAAAAGAAACGAATAAGGAAGTTAAGAACAGCGAATCTGATAATAAAAGTTTGTTTGATAGCTTGAATTCAATGAATGAACGAAACCTTTCAACCATGTATGGGGAGGATCAATGGCCAAGTGAACCGACCTCTCCTTCATCCAATGGTTTGCTTGGTTCCAGCACAAGGATGTGA
- the LOC122587329 gene encoding uncharacterized protein LOC122587329 yields the protein MAAPTINLHNLPSTVTQTPKRRILHSSAVWNKSSVQIQRASNVFSVGGLKWRKAKEPLFSNSSRGHLVCCAVNDSTSEVNSKVTDKKVSKVDGIEPFGGKSGSVSFIGLTHQMVEEGKLVSSPFKESRSLLWIVAPIALISSVLLPQFLGMLSNDLLQDVVLTEIVYTASSEVMFYIGLATFLFVTDRVQRPYLQYSSKRWSLITGLRGYLSSAFLVMGLKVLAPLFAAFVTWPLLGIAGVISVGPYLAGCLVQFIFEKVLEKRQSSCWPLVPIIFEIYRLYQLSKAMHFMEKLMFQMRGLPKSPELMEKSGALAAMIVTFEVLAVVCIWSFLTFIQRLFPSRPVAENY from the exons ATGGCGGCCCCGACAATTAATCTTCACAACCTTCCTTCCACAGTAACCCAAACTCCAAAGAGACGT ATTTTGCATTCGTCTGCAGTATGGAACAAATCTTCAGTTCAAATTCAGAGAGCTTCAAATG tattttctGTTGGTGGTCTAAAGTGGAGAAAGGCTAAAGAGCCTTTGTTTTCGAATTCGAGTAGAGGGCATCTTGTATGTTGTGCTGTAAATGATTCTACTTCTGAGGTGAACTCGAAAGTTACTGATAAAAAAGTTAGTAAGGTGGATGGGATTGAACCATTTGGAGGGAAATCGGGTTCTGTTTCATTCATTGGATTGACACACCAGATGGTTGAAGAAGGTAAATTGGTGTCATCACCGTTCAAAGAAAGCCGGTCTTTGCTTTGGATCGTTGCTCCTATCGCGTTGATTTCATCGGTTTTGCTCCCACAGTTTTTAGGCATGTTAAGCAATGACCTTCTTCAGGATGTGGTTCTCACAG AGATTGTGTACACTGCGTCTTCTGAGGTGATGTTTTACATAGGTTTAGCAACGTTTCTCTTTGTAACTGACCGAGTACAAAGACCTTACTTGCAATATAGCTCAAAACGATGGAGTCTAATAACAGGACTCCGTGGATACTTGTCATCAGCTTTCTTAGTAATGGGGTTAAAAGTTTTAGCACCTCTGTTTGCTGCATTTGTCACTTGGCCATTGCTTGGTATAGCTGGCGTCATTTCCGTTGGCCCATACTTAGCTGGCTGTTTGGTTCAGTTTATATTTGAGAAAGTTCTTGAAAAGCGTCAGTCATCTTGTTGGCCTCTTGTTCCTATTATTTTTGAG ATTTATAGGCTATATCAGTTGAGCAAAGCTATGCATTTCATGGAGAAGTTGATGTTTCAAATGAGGGGTCTTCCAAAGTCGCCAGAACTGATGGAGAAGAGTGGGGCACTGGCAGCAATGATTGTCACGTTTGAAGTTCTCGCGGTGGTTTGCATCTGGTCGTTTTTGACATTTATACAAAGGCTTTTTCCTTCTAGACCAGTTGCCGAGAACTATTAA
- the LOC122587330 gene encoding octanoyltransferase LIP2p, chloroplastic-like codes for MFLSLFNPCFFTSPNPPTTRYRSFQTNTSFRSSPNSPISLITGSLRSCECYDMYKEQVPFTEAWSWQKSIVEHRKTLIDNDEDASDTLFVLQHQPVYTLGTASTHNNLFFNVEDSPLPLYQTERGGEVTYHGPGQLVMYPIMNLRYQKMDLHWYLRALEEVVIRALLSSFNLKASRAEGLTGVWVGDKKLAAIGIRVSRWVTYHGLALNVSTDLSPFDSIIPCGIRDRGVGSIKGLLNESSSICDHAKLIDIAHDSLLKEFCEVFQVELSHQLVSMLRKAELKQ; via the exons ATGTTTTTATCATTATTCAATCCCTGTTTTTTTACCTCCCCAAACCCACCGACAACCCGCTATCGTTCATTCCAAACCAACACATCATTTCGATCATCACCTAATTCCCCTATTTCACTCATCACCGGCAGCTTAAGAAG TTGTGAATGTTATGATATGTATAAAGAACAAGTCCCATTTACTGAAGCATGGTCATGGCAGAAATCGATTGTTGAACACAGAAAAACATTAATCGATAACGATGAAGATGCTTCGGATACTTTGTTTGTGCTACAGCATCAACCTGTTTATACATTAGGTACTGCCAGTACCCATAACAACCTGTTTTTTAATGTTGAAGATTCTCCTTTGCCTTTATATCAAACCGAACGCGGCGGTGAAGTTACTTACCATGGTCCAGGACAG CTAGTGATGTACCCGATAATGAACCTTCGTTACCAAAAGATGGATCTTCATTGGTACCTTAGAGCGCTTGAGGAAGTGGTTATTCGTGCTCTTTTGTCAAGTTTTAATTTAAAAGCTTCTCGAGCTGAGGGTTTAACTGGAGTTTGGGTCG GGGATAAAAAACTAGCAGCAATTGGGATACGGGTATCACGATGGGTGACATATCATGGATTAGCATTGAACGTGTCAACGGATCTTTCACCATTTGATAGTATAATTCCCTGTGGAATACGAGATCGTGGAGTAGGGAGCATCAAGGGGCTGCTGAATGAATCTTCTTCAATATGCGATCATGCTAAACTTATTGATATTGCTCATGATTCGTTACTAAAAGAGTTTTGTGAAGTTTTTCAAGTTGAATTATCTCATCAGCTGGTATCAATGCTAAGGAAAGCAGAGCTAAAACAATGA
- the LOC122590014 gene encoding uncharacterized protein LOC122590014: protein MAAIRLMRSSRPPLAPGSPALQSVSTVRLRFTCMATGFGSENSQLVGDMEKKPVVVTKAANYMLAALDAPVVAPTQTREKVHFTALMVFMITIIPRKLELVTRPRPLNLIIIQSLVEKAIIDSRFFTMFGVAGTLLGSVLCFLEGVFLVMESYLQYFHAIYHHSDHGHIMHLLIEALDMFLVGTAMLTFGMGMHVMFVASRTSKGNTLPIPPSNLFGLFYLKEIPSWAGMKSVSQAKSKIGHALMLLLQVGVLDKFKSVPLVTGLDLACFAAAVFVSSAGLFVLSQLSSTGD, encoded by the exons ATGGCGGCCATTAGATTAATGCGTAGCTCGAGGCCACCCTTAGCTCCTGGTTCACCTGCTTTACAAAGTGTATCGACCGTGAGGCTGAGGTTTACGTGTATGGCAACCGGTTTTGGTTCAGAAAATAGTCAGTTGGTTGGAGATATGGAGAAAAAACCAGTAGTGGTTACTAAAGCCGCCAACTATATGTTGGCGGCCTTGGATGCTCCAGTGGTTGCACCCACCCAAACAAGGGAAAAAGTACACTTCACGGCTTTAATGGTCTTCATGATAACTATTATTCCGCGTAAGTTGGAGCTCGTTACCAGGCCTAGGCCCTTGAATTTGATCATCATCCAGTCCCTAGTCGAAAAG GCTATTATAGACTCTCGATTCTTTACGATGTTTGGCGTAGCAGGAACCTTGCTTGGTTCAGTATTATGCTTCTTGGAG GGTGTTTTTCTGGTTATGGAGTCATACCTCCAGTATTTTCATGCAATCTACCACCACTCAGATCATGGACATATCATGCATCTACTCATTGAAGCCTTAG acatGTTTTTAGTAGGAACGGCAATGCTTACATTTGGGATGGGAATGCATGTTATGTTCGTTGCATCAAGAACTTCTAAAGGCAACACATTACCAATTCCACCTTCTAACCTTTTTGGTCTTTTCTACTTGAAG GAGATTCCATCCTGGGCTGGAATGAAATCGGTCTCTCAAGCAAAGTCTAAAATTGGGCATGCACTCATGTTGCTGCTTCAAGTTGGGGTCTTGGACAAGTTCAAGAGCGTTCCATTGGTTACGGGCTTAGATCTAGCTTGTTTTGCTGCAGCGGTATTTGTTTCTTCGGCTGGTCTATTCGTTCTATCACAACTTTCTAGTACCGGTGATTAA
- the LOC122587300 gene encoding exocyst complex component SEC3A-like, whose protein sequence is MAKSRGDEKELQRACEAAIEGTKQKVVMSIRVAKSQGAWGKGKIGSKGSQVAKPRVLAISTHDKGGRTKVFLHVLKYTNGEELEPAKIYKLKRLAKVEVLTNDASGCTFMLGFDNIRNQRVAPIQWTMRNLDDRNRLLVCILHTCKDALGHLPKVVGVDIVELALWAKEHASEGSKQQNLKDGSAGDVLSEVNSAVENDLVSQAEEEDMEALLGTYVMGIGEAELFSERLKRELHALEAANVHAILETEHLVDEVLHGLESSIIYAEDMDEWLALFNVKLRHMREDIEAIETRNNKLERQSINYKALVVELENLLEKLHIPHEISDSLAGDSFDNSSIDKYIEACDWLRDALRGFDALDPSYAKTKAVKEKRAELDINKLTFVRKAGDFLRDHFVQSVDMLMNDKRNFSQRGQLKKPDHADLHNKCRVYVRLLHHLKILDSNCLAPLRKAYCSSLNQVLRREARDFANELRAGTKAPKVQSVWFEGPSPNQNVDTSMISEAYSNMVAVFIPLLVDESSFLAFLMRFEVSSDDDLDMEADENGTKGTLEMGALNESLRDLLDGIQEDFYATVDWAHKIDPLLGISMYGVTEKYLTDMIAETAGYVRLLLDALEDRITTLFTRFVEDARHQIEKNDKNVKQTGVMSFVPRFGLLATRMEQYIQGQSRDLVDQAYIKIIGMMFVTLDKIAQADPKHSDIFLLENYAAFQNSLYELANCVPTLAKFYHQASESYEQSCSRHISVIIYYQFERLFQFARRIEDLMLTNAPEEIQFQVGMSKSDLRKVVKSSLTGVDKHITAMHKKLMKNLTSEELLPTLWDKCKKEFLDKYDSFAQLASKVYPNENIPSVPEIRDLLASM, encoded by the exons ATGGCAAAATCAAGGGGGGATGAGAAGGAGCTACAGCGAGCATGTGAAGCCGCAATCGAAGGCACGAAACAAAAGGTTGTAATGTCGATTCGTGTTGCAAAAAGCCAAGGTGCATGGGGCAAAGGAAAAATTGGAAGCAAAGGCAGTCAGGTTGCTAAACCTAGAGTTCTTGCCATCTCTA CCCACGATAAAGGTGGACGAACTAAGGTATTCCTTCATGTCTTAAAGTATACGAATGGAGAAGAACTTGAG CCTGCAAAAATATATAAGCTGAAACGTCTTGCAAAGGTTGAGGTCTTAACTAATGATGCAAGTGGATGCACATTTATGCTG GGTTTTGATAATATTAGAAACCAAAGAGTTGCTCCTATTCAATGGACCATGCGCAATCTTGATGACAG GAATCGTCTTTTGGTCTGTATTCTTCACACTTGCAAGGATGCACTAGGCCATCTACCAAAAGTTGTAGGTGTCGACATTGTAGAGTTAGCTCTTTGGGCCAAG GAACATGCATCAGAAGGTTCTAAGCAACAGAACCTGAAAGATGGATCTGCCGGAGATGTGCTTTCAGAAGTTAACTCAGCTGTTGAAAATGATCTTGTGTCACAAGCAGAAGAAGAGGATATGGAAGCACTTCTAGGCAC GTATGTCATGGGCATTGGGGAAGCAGAACTCTTTTCCGAAAGGTTAAAACGAGAACTTCATGCTTTGGAAGCAGCCAATGTGCATGCAATTTTGGAAACCGAACATTTGGTAGATGAG GTGTTGCATGGGCTTGAGTCATCGATAATATATGCTGAAGATATGGATGAATGGTTGGCGCTTTTTAATGTTAAGCTCAGACATATGCGAGAAGACATTGAGGCG ATAGAAACACGCAACAACAAACTGGAAAGGCAATCCATAAATTACAAAGCGTTGGTTgtggaactggaaaatcttctTGAAAAACTTCATATTCCTCATGAG ATTTCAGATAGTCTAGCAGGAGATTCCTTTGATAATTCATCCATTGATAAATATATTGAAGCATGTGACTGGCTAAGAGATGCTTTGCGTGGTTTCGATGCTTTGGATCCAAGCTATGCAAAAACTAAAGCC GTCAAGGAAAAGAGGGCAGAACTTGACATAAATAAACTGACTTTTGTTCGAAAGGCTGGTGACTTTTTGAGAGACCATTTCGTCCAATCGGTGGATATGTTGATGAATGATAAAAGAAACTTCTCCCAG CGTGGGCAACTAAAGAAGCCCGACCATGCTGATCTCCACAATAAATGCAGGGTTTATGTTCGTTTGTTGCATCACTTGAAG ATTCTTGATAGTAATTGTTTGGCTCCTTTGAGGAAAGCTTATTGCAGTTCCCTTAATCAGGTTTTACGGCGTGAG GCGCGTGATTTTGCTAACGAGCTTCGTGCTGGTACTAAAGCTCCAAAAGTTCAAAGTGTATGGTTTGAAGGTCCCTCCCCCAACCAAAATGTGGACACATCTATGATATCTGAAGCTTATTCCAATATGGTAGCAGTATTTATCCCTCTCCTCGTCGATGAG AGTTCatttttagcttttttaatgcgatttgaggtttcttctgatgatgatttAGACATGGAGGCTGATGAAAATGGCACCAAAG GTACATTGGAAATGGGGGCATTAAATGAGTCACTCCGTGATTTACTAGATGGGATTCAA gAGGACTTCTATGCAACTGTGGATTGGGCACACAAGATTGATCCTCTGCTGGGCATATCAATGTATGGTGTAACAGAAAAATATCTTACTGATATGATAGCGGAAACAGCTGGATATGTGCGCCTCTTACTTGATGCCTTGGAAGATAGAATTACTACACTATTTACCCGT TTTGTTGAAGATGCCCGTCACCAGATAGAAAAGAATGACAAAAATGTTAAACAGACGGGTGTCATGTCATTCGTACCCAG ATTTGGATTGCTTGCTACCCGAATGGAGCAGTATATTCAGGGACAATCCAGGGATTTGGTTGATCAGgcatatataaaaatt ATTGGCATGATGTTTGTGACTCTAGACAAGATTGCGCAGGCAGACCCAAAACACTCGGATATTTTTCTATTAGAGAACTATGCTGCATTCCAGAATAG TCTATATGAGTTGGCCAATTGTGTACCAACGTTGGCTAAATTTTATCATCAAGCAAGTGAATCCTATGAACAATCTTGCTCACGTCATATCAGTGTGATCATATACTAT CAATTTGAACGTCTTTTTCAGTTTGCTCGAAGAATCGAGGATTTGATGTTAACTAATGCGCCAGAAGAG ATTCAATTTCAAGTTGGCATGTCAAAATCAGATCTTAGAAAGGTGGTAAAATCTAGTTTAACAGGG GTAGACAAGCACATCACAGCAATGCATAAGAAACTGATGAAAAACTTGACTTCTGAGGAATTATTGCCTACATTATGGGACAAATGCAAG aaagaatttctggACAAGTATGATAGTTTTGCTCAGCTTGCCTCCAAGGTCTACCCGAATGAAAATATTCCATCTGTACCAGAAATTCGAGACCTTTTAGCATCAATGTAG